In the Bacillus tuaregi genome, one interval contains:
- a CDS encoding Vat family streptogramin A O-acetyltransferase, whose product MHSSSTFGPNPNDAFPIKGNRNLQFIKPTITRPNIIVGDYSYYDSMQGEAFEDQVLYHYEILGDRLVIGRFCSIGPGTTFIMNGANHRMDGSTYPFNLFGMGWEKFTPTLEELPLKGDTEIGNDVWIGRNVTIMPGVKIGDGAIIAAESVVTKHVDPYCIVGGNPAKLIRKRYADNVIEEWLALQWWNLDMESLKDVLPYILNGDIETLKRKLT is encoded by the coding sequence ATGCATTCTAGCAGCACTTTTGGGCCTAATCCGAATGACGCGTTTCCGATAAAAGGGAATCGAAACCTTCAATTCATCAAGCCAACGATAACAAGGCCAAATATAATCGTCGGAGACTATTCCTATTACGATAGTATGCAAGGAGAAGCCTTCGAGGATCAGGTTCTCTATCATTACGAAATCTTGGGGGACCGCTTGGTGATTGGGAGGTTTTGCTCGATTGGTCCTGGTACCACCTTTATTATGAATGGAGCCAATCATCGGATGGATGGCTCCACATACCCTTTTAATCTATTCGGGATGGGCTGGGAAAAATTTACCCCTACCCTGGAGGAGCTTCCCTTGAAGGGTGACACGGAAATCGGCAACGACGTTTGGATTGGTCGAAATGTAACCATTATGCCTGGGGTGAAAATTGGAGATGGCGCCATTATTGCTGCCGAGTCAGTCGTGACGAAACATGTGGACCCCTACTGTATCGTTGGTGGCAACCCGGCGAAATTGATTAGAAAAAGATACGCTGATAACGTGATTGAGGAATGGCTAGCCCTCCAATGGTGGAATTTAGATATGGAAAGCTTGAAGGATGTGCTTCCCTACATCCTGAATGGAGATATCGAGACGCTGAAAAGAAAGCTAACATAA
- a CDS encoding MBL fold metallo-hydrolase: MEIIELPIEFEFNGEKNVIYPSLIRMENELTLVDTGYANFLPLIEKEILKNGYVMKQLKNIIITHYDDDHIGSLYDFKENYPWTQVIASETEAKYISGEAKSERLVQAEEMQEDLPKEEQEFGKWFIQQLKNLKPVAIDEKVQDGDMILNNQCQVIATPGHTSGHISLFFPNLESVITGDAAVLENHGLAIANPHFCLNLEKAEQSLNRIKQLNAKNYYCYHGGKITR; the protein is encoded by the coding sequence ATGGAGATTATCGAGTTACCCATTGAGTTTGAGTTCAATGGCGAAAAAAATGTTATTTATCCAAGCTTAATTAGAATGGAGAATGAACTAACCCTGGTCGATACAGGATATGCGAATTTCCTCCCTTTAATCGAAAAGGAAATTTTAAAGAATGGCTATGTCATGAAGCAACTTAAAAATATCATCATTACTCATTATGATGATGATCATATAGGTTCCTTGTATGATTTCAAGGAAAACTATCCTTGGACTCAAGTGATAGCGAGCGAGACAGAAGCAAAGTATATTAGTGGTGAAGCCAAGTCAGAAAGATTGGTTCAAGCTGAAGAAATGCAAGAGGACTTGCCAAAGGAAGAACAGGAATTTGGCAAATGGTTTATACAGCAGCTTAAGAATCTGAAGCCTGTTGCCATTGATGAAAAGGTTCAGGATGGAGATATGATTTTAAATAATCAATGCCAAGTAATCGCCACACCAGGGCATACCTCTGGGCATATTTCATTATTTTTTCCTAACCTAGAAAGTGTCATCACAGGCGATGCGGCTGTTCTTGAAAACCATGGACTAGCGATTGCCAACCCGCACTTTTGTTTAAATCTTGAAAAAGCAGAACAGTCCTTGAATAGGATTAAACAACTCAATGCTAAAAACTACTATTGTTATCATGGCGGTAAGATAACTAGATAG